Proteins encoded together in one Polaribacter reichenbachii window:
- the fabG gene encoding 3-oxoacyl-[acyl-carrier-protein] reductase codes for MKLLENKSAIITGATRGIGRGIAIEFAKQGANVAFTYSSSVDAAKALEDELKAFGVAAKGYQSNAADFTAAQELAKEVQKEFGAIDILVNNAGITKDNLLMRISEEDFDKVIEVNLKSVFNLTKAVIRPMMKQRAGSIINMSSVVGLKGNAGQTNYAASKAGIVGFSKSVALELGSRNIRSNVIAPGFIETEMTEKLDEKVVQGWRDSIPLKRGGKPEDIANACVFLASDMSAYITGQTLSVDGGMLT; via the coding sequence ATGAAATTACTAGAAAATAAATCAGCTATAATTACTGGGGCAACTAGAGGAATAGGAAGAGGAATTGCTATCGAATTTGCAAAACAAGGTGCAAATGTAGCTTTTACGTATAGTTCTTCTGTAGATGCTGCAAAAGCTTTAGAAGACGAATTAAAAGCATTTGGAGTTGCTGCAAAAGGATATCAATCTAATGCTGCAGATTTTACTGCTGCTCAAGAATTAGCAAAAGAAGTTCAAAAAGAATTTGGAGCTATAGATATTTTAGTAAATAATGCAGGTATTACCAAAGACAATTTGTTAATGCGTATTTCTGAAGAAGATTTCGATAAAGTAATTGAAGTTAACTTAAAATCTGTATTTAACTTAACAAAAGCGGTAATTAGACCAATGATGAAACAGAGAGCAGGTTCTATTATTAATATGAGTTCTGTGGTAGGTTTAAAAGGTAATGCAGGTCAAACTAATTATGCAGCATCAAAAGCTGGTATTGTTGGTTTTTCTAAATCTGTGGCTTTAGAGTTAGGTTCTAGAAATATTAGAAGTAATGTAATTGCTCCTGGTTTTATAGAAACTGAAATGACAGAAAAATTAGATGAAAAGGTAGTTCAAGGTTGGCGAGATTCAATTCCTTTAAAAAGAGGAGGTAAGCCAGAAGATATTGCAAATGCTTGTGTATTTCTAGCTTCAGATATGAGTGCTTATATAACTGGGCAAACTTTATCTGTAGATGGTGGAATGTTAACCTAG